Proteins encoded within one genomic window of Brassica oleracea var. oleracea cultivar TO1000 unplaced genomic scaffold, BOL UnpScaffold00796, whole genome shotgun sequence:
- the LOC106320092 gene encoding uncharacterized protein ycf45 translates to MLSLSLSNHVPPLTLLSHHERRTLELRFRSSLLFHQLFRAKLVSNSSPGVVAVSASSSPVAVLESGEEDHFDDELRRLLALVPEEIRRTLEEHLEISELIEVVLDLGRKPLARFPSGDFIISDDAVRVKDLQFAVSQVGEFTNDNRAGISRTLHRISAIRNRQGEIIGLTCRVGRSVRGSANLLRDLVQDGNSLLLIGPPGVGKTTMIREVARMLGNDYEKRVMIVDTSNEIGGDGDIPHPGIGNARRMQVPNSDIQHKVLIEAVENHMPQVIVIDEIGTKLEAIAASTIAERGIQLVATAHGATIENLIKNPSLDLLVGGVQSVTLGDEEATRRGGTKTVLERKGPPTFTCGAEIVSKTEVRVHRSLEATVDAVLAGRLPNVEIRKINSHGVEVIVEKKEPSVDVVTLDKKHEAETLDVLKLTKDETISEVLPAKEITEAESSEHETPMYLYVYGIAESTVLQAIKTLEMEIAVEITDNISEAEALLALQSKIRKNPRIKSLATSHGIPVYVTKTSSGIQVAKAIRELLTDYEDGLGEFGSEDRPKLSEKMDALEEARLAIERIVIPEKEPVDLLPRPRKIVSFQGNLVRKYNLRSERHWRGDEVYLRILPYGMDEDKDDEDEEEEVVEEENGGELEEFGCVTDESNGLPYGIDRLPLLPD, encoded by the exons ATGCTGAGCTTATCGCTGAGTAATCATGTTCCTCCATTAACGCTCTTGAGCCACCACGAACGAAGAACTCTCGAGCTCAGATTCCGATCTTCCCTACTGTTTCACCAACTCTTCCGCGCTAAGCTCGTTTCCAATTCTTCACCTGGAGTTGTTGCAGTTTCCGCCTCTTCGTCTCCGGTCGCAGTTCTGGAATCAGGAGAGGAAGACCACTTCGATGACGAATTACGCCGTCTGCTGGCGCTGGTACCGGAGGAGATACGACGGACGCTGGAGGAGCATCTCGAAATCAGCGAACTCATTGAGGTAGTGCTGGATTTAGGTCGTAAGCCTCTGGCGCGATTCCCTTCCGGAGATTTTATCATCTCCGACGACGCTGTTAGGGTTAAAGATCTGCAATTCGCAGTCTCTCAG GTTGGTGAGTTTACTAATGATAATCGAGCTGGAATCAGCCGGACATTGCACCGGATCAGCGCCATAAGGAACCGGCAAGGCGAAATCATTGGCTTGACATGCCGTGTTGGTCGATCTGTTAGAGGAAGCGCCAATTTGCTGCGTGACCTTGTCCAAGATGGGAACTCTTTGTTGCTTATTGGTCCACCAGGTGTTGGTAAAACCACAATGATTAG GGAGGTAGCAAGAATGCTAGGGAATGACTATGAGAAGAGAGTGATGATTGTCGATACTTCTAATGAGATTGGTGGTGATGGTGATATACCTCATCCAGGGATTGGTAACGCTAGGCGGATGCAAGTCCCTAACTCTGACATACAACACAAG GTACTGATAGAAGCAGTAGAGAACCACATGCCTCAAGTGATTGTGATTGATGAGATTGGAACTAAACTTGAAGCTATAGCTGCAAGTACAATAGCCGAGCGTGGGATACAGTTAGTTGCCACGGCGCATGGAGCTACCATAGAGAATTTGATTAAGAACCCTTCATTAGACCTCCTCGTCGGAGGTGTGCAG AGTGTGACTCTTGGAGACGAGGAAGCGACCAGAAGAGGTGGCACGAAGACTGTCCTTGAAAGAAAAGGTCCTCCGACATTTACCTGTGGCGCAGAAATAGTTTCAAAGACTGAAGTTCGTGTTCATCGTAGTCTTGAAGCAACTGTTGATGCGGTCCTCGCAG GTCGCTTACCAAACGTTGAAATCCGAAAAATAAACTCCCATGGAGTGGAAGTAATTGTGGAAAAGAAGGAACCTTCGGTGGATGTGGTGACTTTGGATAAGAAACATGAAGCGGAAACATTAGATGTTTTAAAGCTCACTAAGGATGAAACTATCTCTGAAGTCCTTCCAGCTAAGGAGATTACAGAAGCAGAATCTTCGGAGCACGAGACACCAATGTATCTATATGTCTATGGG atTGCAGAATCAACTGTCCTTCAGGCAATCAAAACACTAGAGATGGAAATTGCAGTAGAGATAACCGACAACATTAGTGAAGCAGAAGCCTTGCTTGCATTACAATCCAAGATCAGGAAGAATCCTCGGATTAAATCATTAGCTACATCTCACGGTATACCTGTTTATGTAACAAAG ACTAGTTCAGGTATTCAAGTGGCCAAAGCGATACGGGAGTTACTCACAGACTACGAAGATGGACTAGGAGAGTTTGGTTCAGAAGATCGTCCAAAACTATCTGAAAAAATGGACGCCTTAGAG GAAGCAAGATTAGCTATAGAGCGGATAGTGATACCAGAAAAGGAACCAGTTGATCTTCTCCCAAGGCCAAGGAAGATCGTGTCATTTCAAGGAAATCTAGTCAGGAAGTATAATTTAAGATCAGAAAGACATTGGAGAGGAGATGAGGTGTATCTACGGATCCTGCCTTATGGTATGGACGAAGACAAAGACGACGAAGATGAGGAGGAAGAGGTGGTCGAAGAAGAGAACGGAGGAGAGCTTGAGGAGTTCGGTTGTGTTACTGACGAGTCTAATGGTTTACCCTACGGTATCGACAGGTTACCTCTATTGCCTGActag
- the LOC106320090 gene encoding aquaporin TIP3-1: MATSARRAYGFGRADEATHPDSIRATLAEFLSTFVFVFAAEGSILSLDKLYWDHAAHAGTDTPGGLVLVALAHAFALFAAVSAAANVSGGHVNPAVTFGALIGGRLSAIRAIYYWIAQLLGAILACLLLRLTTNGMRPVGFRLASGVGAVNGLVLEIILTFGLVYVVYSTMIDPKRGSLGVIGPLAIGLIVGANILVGGPFSGASMNPARAFGPALVGWRWDDHWIYWVGPFIGGALAALIYEYMVIPTEPPTQHTHHQPLAPEDY, translated from the exons ATGGCAACATCGGCTCGTAGAGCATACGGTTTCGGTAGAGCCGACGAGGCTACACACCCTGACTCCATTAGAGCCACCTTAGCTGAGTTCCTCTCCACTTTTGTCTTCGTCTTTGCCGCTGAAGGCTCTATCCTCTCTCTCG ATAAGTTGTATTGGGACCATGCGGCTCATGCGGGAACAGACACACCAGGAGGACTAGTATTAGTCGCATTAGCTCATGCGTTTGCTCTGTTCGCTGCTGTTTCTGCAGCCGCCAATGTCTCCGGTGGACACGTAAACCCAGCAGTCACTTTTGGTGCTCTTATCGGAGGCAGACTCTCTGCCATCCGTGCCATCTACTACTGGATAGCTCAGCTTCTTGGAGCCATCCTCGCTTGTCTATTATTAAGGCTCACCACAAACGGCATG AGACCAGTTGGTTTCCGTTTAGCATCAGGTGTTGGTGCAGTTAACGGACTCGTGTTAGAGATCATTTTAACGTTTGGTCTAGTCTATGTTGTCTACTCAACTATGATCGATCCAAAACGTGGAAGCCTTGGGGTGATAGGACCGCTTGCGATTGGACTCATAGTTGGGGCAAACATCTTGGTGGGTGGACCGTTCTCTGGTGCGTCAATGAATCCAGCTAGAGCCTTTGGTCCAGCATTGGTTGGATGGAGATGGGATGATCACTGGATCTATTGGGTCGGTCCATTCATCGGTGGTGCTTTAGCTGCTCTTATATATGAGTACATGGTCATACCCACTGAGCCACCAACACAACACACACACCACCAGCCCTTGGCTCCTGAAGATTACTAG